In Salvelinus namaycush isolate Seneca chromosome 17, SaNama_1.0, whole genome shotgun sequence, one genomic interval encodes:
- the LOC120062554 gene encoding early growth response protein 1-like produces the protein MAATKTEMLLPALQISDPLSFPHSPMDNYPKLEEMMMLSTAGTPFLSASAPEGAGFGSGEQGEQYDHLAGDTLPDISMNCEKSMGEQSYSTQRLPPISYTGRFTLEPATNCSNSLWAEPLFSLVSGLVGINTPSTSAPPSSVSQTGTSSSSPSSISSVTISSQSSNLSCSVHHSENIPIYSAAPTYSSTSSDIFSDQGQGFSIPAGGLLQYPPPTYSNGKSCGSSFPVPMIPDYLFPQQQGEISLLQDQKPFQNGSGQPSLTPLSTIKAFATQTGSQDLKSVYQSQLIKPSRMRKYPNRPSKTPPHERPYACPVETCDRRFSRSDELTRHIRIHTGQKPFQCRICMRNFSRSDHLTTHIRTHTGEKPFACEICGRKFARSDERKRHTKIHLRQKDKKAEKGGVAGAVAEAPVSAPSSVSSYPSPVTSCYSSPVHTSYPSPSIATSYPSPSIATTYPSVSMSMSSTFQSSMVSSFPSSVASIYSSPVPTPLSDMHSTLSPRTIEIC, from the exons ATGGCTGCAACCAAGACAGAGATGCTCCTTCCAGCCCTGCAGATCTCAGACCCCCTCAGCTTCCCCCACTCTCCCATGGATAACTACCCCAAGCTGGAGGAGATGATGATGCTGAGCACCGCTGGGACCCCCTTCCTCTCTGCATCAGCGCCCGAGGGAGCAGGCTTCGGATCGGGGGAGCAAGGAGAGCAATATGACCACCTTGCTGGAG atacGTTACCTGATATCTCCATGAACTGTGAGAAGTCGATGGGCGAGCAGAGCTACTCTACACAGCGGCTGCCTCCCATCTCCTACACTGGCCGCTTCACCCTGGAGCCAGCCACCAACTGCAGCAACAGCCTGTGGGCCGAGCCCCTTTTCAGCCTGGTCAGCGGGCTGGTGGGGATCAACACCCCCTCCACCTCCGCCCCGCCCTCTTCCGTCTCTCAGACTGGCACCTCTTCCTCGTCCCCGTCCTCTATCTCCTCCGTCACCATTTCCTCTCAGAGCTCCAATCTGAGCTGCTCTGTCCACCACAGTGAGAATATCCCCATCTACTCAGCTGCTCCTACGTACTCCAGCACCAGCTCTGACATCTTCTCTGACCAGGGCCAGGGCTTCTCTATCCCCGCGGGGGGGTTGCTCCAGTACCCCCCGCCAACCTACTCCAACGGCAAGTCGTGTGGCTCCAGCTTTCCTGTTCCCATGATCCCTGACTACCTATTCCCCCAGCAGCAGGGGGAGATAAGCCTGCTACAGGATCAGAAGCCCTTCCAGAACGGGTCTGGCCAGccctccctcactcccctctCCACCATCAAAGCCTTTGCCACCCAGACAGGCTCCCAGGACTTGAAGAGTGTCTACCAGTCCCAGCTGATCAAGCCGAGCCGCATGCGCAAGTACCCCAACCGGCCTAGCAAGACACCGCCCCACGAGAGGCCTTATGCCTGCCCTGTGGAAACGTGCGACCGCCGCTTCTCCCGCTCCGATGAGCTGACGCGCCACATCCGCATCCACACGGGCCAGAAGCCCTTCCAGTGCCGGATCTGCATGCGCAACTTCAGCCGCAGCGACCACCTGACCACGCACATTCGCACGCACACTGGCGAGAAGCCCTTCGCCTGCGAGATCTGTGGACGCAAGTTCGCCCGCAGCGATGAGAGGAAGAGGCACACCAAGATCCACCTGAGGCAAAAGGATAAGAAGGCGGAGAAGGGCGGGGTGGCCGGGGCGGTGGCAGAAGCACCAGTATCAGCCCCCTCCTCAGTCTCCTCCTACCCCTCTCCAGTCACATCCTGCTACTCCTCTCCGGTCCATACCTCGTACCCCTCTCCCTCAATCGCCACCTcgtacccctctccctccatcgccACCACCTACCCCTCTGTCTCCATGTCCATGTCCAGTACTTTTCAGTCCTCCATggtctcctccttcccctcctccgtAGCCTCCATCTACTCCTCTCCGGTCCCCACCCCGCTATCAGACATGCATTCCACACTCTCCCCAAGGACAATCGAGATCTGCTAA